One genomic window of Nicotiana sylvestris chromosome 10, ASM39365v2, whole genome shotgun sequence includes the following:
- the LOC138879411 gene encoding uncharacterized protein — protein sequence MASEFMDRFRFNIENSPDVLYIQNLKKKPTETFREYTTRWRSEVAKVRPSLDEEQMNKFFIKAHDPQYYERLIVIENDKFSNIIKLGERIIEGIKSGMVEVALPAATSAPFEVEVVTPFTVKVSTTPPFNSKAIPWDYIAEAWRKGKANVEESDTVQGMTRIGRVCTPEHLGGSSKEATARQPIIETGQDNLWRKVQAKENSVVYHLNKVPAQISILSRLQNSEAHKIALMKVLTEAYVPNNITCGEMDNMVEKVLESHKIIFHEDELLPEGLNHNRPLHIIVQFEDKFIARVLVDGGSSLNVCPVDTLKRLDEGFHEATQHENSDSEEEGEIPEEIVREVENFENKPKSNLDETKAVNLGDVETVKETRISIHLLPTEKEGNIHLLKEYEDIFAWSYDDMNGLRTSIVSQNLPTNPMCPPVKQKLRKFKPNMSLKIKEEVTKQIKAKVFRVVEYPNWLANIVPVPKKYGNVRVCVDYRELNRASTKYDFPQPNIHIMIDNCAKHELQSFVDCFAGYHQIWMDEEDAEKIAFIILCGVYCYKMMPFGLKNAGSTYMRAMITIFHDMMEVYVDDIIIRFKKGTDHIADLRKFFDMLRRCVLGQHDGTRIKDQAIYYLREDITEVYDGWRMFFDRAANFTRVGIGAVLVLETGQHYPVSAKLKFLYTNNMAECEACILGLNMAVNMNVQELLNGFADALATLSSIIQHPDKNYIDPISVRIHNQPACAHVEEEADRKPWFHDIKDGGNMYRRTPDLGLLRCVDPKEASKLLKDVNVWTCGPHMNGFILAKKILRAGYFWMTMEIDCIKYVCKCFQCQVHTNMIKVPPNELNATSSPWPFATWEWMLLV from the exons atggcgtcggagttcatggaccggttcaggtttaaCATAGAGAATTCACCGGATGTCTTATACattcaaaatcttaagaagaaacctactgagacttttcgTGAATAcactactcgttggaggtcagaagtgGCCAAGGTTAGGCcctctttggacgaagaacagatgaataaatttttcatcaaggcccatgatccacaatactatgagAGGTTGATAGTTATCGAAAATGACAAGTTCTCtaacatcatcaaactcggagaaagaatcatagaaggaatcaagagcgggatg gtagaagtagctctgcccgcagccacctccgctccatttgaagtagaagtggtcacaccttttactgtgaaAGTATCAActacacccccattcaactcaaaagcaataccctgggattatattGCTGAGGCTTggcgaaaagggaaggccaatgtggagGAATCTGACACTgtacaaggaatgactagaattGGAAGAGTCTGTACACCTGAACatttgggaggttcaagtaaggaggccactgCTAGGCAACCTATTATTGAGACCGGACAAGATAACTTGTGGAGGAAAGTGCAAGCAAAGGAGAACTCTGTTGTttaccatctgaacaaagtccctgctcagatatctatcctgtcacgattgcagaattcagaggcacacaagattgctttgatgaaagtactgaccgaggcttatgtacccaataacatcacctGTGGAGAAATGGACAACATGGTCGAGAAAGTACTCgaaagccataagattatcttccatgaagatgaacTACTGCCcgagggtttgaatcacaatcgacCATTGCATATCatagtacaatttgaagacaagttcattgccagagtcctagttgatggaggttcgagcctaaatGTTTGTCCAGTAGATACTCTGAAGAGGTTAGACGAAGGTTTCCACGAG gcaacgcaacatgagaatagtgattcagaggaagaaggtgagatacctgaggaaattgtcagggaggttgaaaattttgagaataagcctaaatccaacctggacgaaacaaaagcagtaaatttgggagacgtcgAGACCGTCAAAGAAACCCGCATTAGCATTCACTTGTTGCCAACAGAAAAGGAAGGAAACATTCATTtactaaaagaatatgaggacatttttgcatggtcatatgatgacatgaacgGTTTGAGAACTTCCATAGTGTCTCAAAATTTGCCTACTAATCCAATGTGTCCTCCAGtcaaacagaaactcagaaagttcaaaccaaacatgagcctgaaaatcaaggaggaagttaccaagcagatcaaagccaaagttttCAGGGTAGTCGAATATCCaaactggttagctaacattgtgccagttccgaagaagtaTGGTAATGTCAGAGTATGCGTTGACTATCGGGAGTTAAACAGAGCAAGTACCAAGTATGACTTCCCACagccaaatatacacatcatgatcgataattgtgccaagcatgaactccaatcctttgtagattgcttcgcgggttatcatcagatttggatggatgaagaagatgcagagaagatagCTTTTATTATCCTATGTggtgtatattgttacaagatgatgccattcggtctgaagaatgctgggtccacttacatgagagccatgataactatattccatgacatgatggaggtgtatgtggacgacatcATTATTAGATTCAAAAAGGGCACAGATCACATAGCGGAcctgagaaaattctttgacatGCTAAGGAG atgtgttctgggacaacatgatgggACAAGAATAAAGGatcaagccatatattacttga gagaagacattaccgaagtatacgacggttggaggatgttctttgatagaGCTGCAAATTTCACAAGAGTTGGCATTGGAGCTGTTTTGGTATTAGaaacgggtcaacattatccggtatctgctaaactcaaatttctctacactaacaacatggcagagtgTGAAGCCTgtatactaggactcaacatggcagtcaacatgaatgttcaggagttgctg AATGGGTTTGCTGacgcattagccactttgtcatccataatacaacatccagacaagaactacattgatcccatctcggtgaggatccataatcagccagcttgtgctcatgtcgaggaagaagcagatagaaagccttggttccatgacatcaaaga cggaggaaacatgtacagaagaactcctgatttgggtttactaagatgtgtcgacccaaaggaagcttctaagctacttaagGATGTGAATGTTTGGACCTGTggtccacacatgaatggtttcatcttggctaagaagatacttagggcaggttacttttggatgaccatggaaatagATTGCATTAAGTATGtctgcaaatgctttcaatgtcaagtgcataccaacatgataaaagtgccgccaaatgagctcaatgcaacaagctcaccttggccattcgccacctgggaatggatgttattggtctga